In Helicobacter pylori Shi112, the genomic window ATTCCACGACTTCTAAAATCCCTGATACCGCGCGAAACTTTGAAAATGGCAATTATAGTAAAAACAGCGAACAAAACCACGCATGGCACCCTAGCAATTATTCTCGCAAGTTTTTAGGGCTTGTAACCTTGCAAGAAGCCTTGAGCCATTCGTTAAATCTAGCCACGATCAATTTAAGCGATCAGCTTGGCTTTGAAAAAATTTATCAATCTTTAAGCGATATGGGGTTTAAAAACCTCCCTAAAGACTTGTCTATTGTGTTAGGGAGTTTTGCTATCTCACCGATTGAAGCGGCTGAAAAGTATTCTTTATTTTCTAATTACGGCACCATGCTCAAACCCATGCTCATTGAAAGCATCACTAACCAACAAAACGATGTCAAAACTTTCACGCCCATTGAAACCAAAAAGATCACCTCTAAAGAACAGGCTTTTTTAACCCTTTCAGTGCTGATGAATGCGGTAGAAAATGGCACAGGGAGTTTGGCTCGCATTAAAGGTTTAGAAATCGCCGGTAAAACCGGGACTTCCAATAATAATGTGGATGCCTGGTTCATTGGCTTTACCCCCACCTTACAAAGCGTGATTTGGTTTGGGAGGGACGATAACACGCCTATTGGCAAAGGAGCGACAGGAGGCGTTGTGAGCGCACCTGTGTATTCGTATTTCATGCGTAATATTTTAGCGATTGAACCTTCTTTAAAAAGAAAGTTTGATGTCCCCAAAGGCTTGCGTAAAGAAATCGTGGATGAAATCCCCTACTATTCAACCCCTAATTCCATCACCCCCACCCCCAAAAGAACAGGCGATAGCGAAGAACCCTTATTGTTCTAAGCCTACATGGCTATAGGGACTTTAACATCTCCGTAATTGATAGAATCTTTAAAGATTTCTTCCACTTTAGAAACAAGGACACTCACCGCTTGATTGTCTAAGGACATTTTATGCAACCCTTCGCTCAAAGCGTCCTTATCAAAAGAACGCGCGCGCACTAACGCAAACACTTCCTCATTGTTAGGATTGATATAAATCCCTAAACGATCCACATTCATCAAGCTGTCAAAAATGGGCTGTGTCATTTGGATAAACATCTCATTAGTGATCTTTTGCTTGATGCGATTGGATTTGGAAAGGTAAGCCTCTTTGAGTTTATGCACGATATTTTGCGCCACTCTTATTGTCGCTCTTTTGGTAGCGATTTTTTCTATCTCTTCAGTTGCCTTACCATCCACAATGTGCGAGCTATCCACCCCTTGGGTGATATACTGGCTGCGATTTTGCAACATCCAATAAGGCACATCTTGTAAAAAAGAATTTCTTTGTGAAGTGTTTGGGCAAGTGCAAGCTTGCAACATCAAAACACCCAATCCGCATAAAAACAATTGCTTGCTTTTTAAAAAAGGTTTTTCTAACACGCTATCCCCTTTGATTTTGATTTTACAGAGTGTAACACAAATCTTTAAGATTTTAAACAATAATTGGGTAAAAAATAAAATGATTAAAACCTTATTTAAAAAATCAACACGCAGTTAAGCATTAGAATAAGCCGGGTTCTGTCAATGGATGGCCATTTATCTGGGAAATATTTTGCAATATTCCTCAAGCGAAGCGTGTATCAATTTAGACTTACCATGCGCTTCTTGCTACAAATTGGGTTTGCCCAAACAAGCTAAATTGCTTTAGCTCTGGTGGGCTCTTACCCCACCCTTTCACCCTTACCTTAAAAAGGCGGTTTGCTTTCTGTGGCACTTTCCCTTAGCTTACGCTAGCCATCCGTTAGATGGAATTTTGTCTAATGTAGCCCGGACTTTCCTCTATTCTAAAATAGCGACCATCTTCTAATGCGTTAATATATTAGAAAAAAGTAGCTTTAAAAGAGTTTAAAAATTAAGAGTATAGAGAATATTTTTATGATTCTCATAACTCACAAGGATAAGCTCATTATCCCTAAACCCTCCAGCGCTGATATTTTTAATCTCTTTAGGCAAGCCATAAACTTCAAGAATCTCTTCTTTTGTAGGGTTTATAACTAAAAGCGTGTTAAATTCCTTACTGAACGCATAAAGCTTATTATCCTTTAAAGCTAGTGCGCTGATAACTAACTCGCTCAGTTTCCTTTTTTCTTTAAGTTTGGCATTGCCTAATTCAAGTAAAAACTCCCCATGCACCTGTTTGTCGCTATTAAGCATGGAGATGACAATCAAATCCTTATAACGCTTGTTAGGAGCGGTGATTAAATAAGTGAATTTAGCCCCTCTTCTTGCAGCGCTAACATAATAGTTTTTCGCCCTAGAAGTTTTCAAGCGGCTGCGTTCCACTTCATCAAAAGAGTTAGCCCCTTCTAAAAAATAAGGGAAGTTTTTAAGCGCGTTAGCGTTTTTGTTAGGAGTGATTTCTACGCTCGTTTTATTATTGCCCATGATCACAATGTTTTCATCTTCGTTAAAATCTGCCCCCACAAACGACCCCACCGTCGCGCTATAATAGCTATCTAGCACCATATGGCTATGAATGGTTTTCAAATCGTTACCCACAAGATAAAGGCCTTGGTTTTCTGTGGTAAGGATCGCCTTGTCTTCATTGAAACTCAAATCCGTGATCGCTCCGTTCAGTTTTAAAAAAAGCTCTTCTTTTTTTCCAATCTCCAACGCTTTTGTAATTTCTAAAGGCGAACGCTCATAATCATTATCTTTAGGCAAAGCGCTCAATTTCAAAGGCTCACCCACATCTCTTCTGCCCAAAACGCTTCTTGGGAATTTCAAATGATTCCAATTTTCCATAGACCAGACAGATTCTTTTAAATTCCACGAGAAACGCACCGGATCGCTTTGCCCTATGTAAGGGAAAGGCCCGGTAGAGAAAAACGCTTGCACGGCGTTAGAACCCACCACAATAAAGAAAACATAAAAAGCGCTTTTTTGGAGCGTGTTTAATGGATAATCTTTAAAAAGTTGGGTATTAGGAGCAAAAAAGAGCAAAACCGCTAAAAGCACCACCACGCTAAAAAAGACAAAAAGCGCCCAAAACTGCGTGTGCAATCCCAAAATAGCGAGTGCAAAGCCCTGCCCCACATCTTCTAATGCATGGCTACTGGTATGATAAAAGCTCTCATATAACCCGCTACTAGCCATGAGTAATAGCAAGGCGATGTATTTAGGCTTAAACCCAAAACGCACCACCAAAAGCGCCACAGCCCCTATTAAAATCATGTTGATGCGTTGCACCCAGCAAAAAATGCAAGGCGAATCTTTCAAAACATAGCCAAAATAAAAATTCGCCAAACCCACAGGAAAGATTAAAATCCCTAAAATCGCCAAGGAAAAAAGATTATAAAATCGGGTTTCTTTATTCATGCATCCCCCTATAAATTCATATTAGGCAAAACGCTAGAGCTGTGGGCTATAAAAATAATAAGCTCCACCAACCACACCACAATCAAAATCCCAAACGCCCAATTTTCTTTTTCAGGCTTTTTAAACGCCATCAAAACAGCGGTTAGACTTAAAAGCAGTCCTAAAAACTCCATGCCATTCCTTAAAATTTTCGTAGGATTATACTCAAAAACAAACTATTGGATAAATAAAAAATATCTAGTGGATAACTTTTGAGAGAATTATTTTAAGGGAGAAAGCCCTAGTTATCCATATTTGATTGAAACAGAGCCAATTTTATGATTTCTTTTTTAACTTCCCATAGATTTTTTTAATTAGAGATAATATTTTAAACAATCTCTCTTGCTTGTTTGTCCTAAGGCTTCTTTTTAATATGCCATAACTTTGTGAAGGTTTTAAAATACAAGACAATAAAGAAACATCGTTGCAAAACAAGGGCAGAGCGTTTTTATGCGTTGCATCTGGAAGAAAATAAATTTGTTTAAATTGCTCTTGATCTTGAATACTAGGATGATCAATAAAGAAATTGACCCACTTTATCACATCATGAATGTCTAAAGAAATTTGACTTTCTTTAAAATATAAAGCATATCCAACAGCCCCTTCTACTATTTTTTCATAAGCTTTAGAGCGGTGTTTTTCGCAAGATGAAACATTTTTTTGATAAATTGGAACGCCATTTTCTACATTTAAAATGGGGTATTCAGGGCTTGTTAGCAAAAACTCCATAAAATCCCAATTATGAAAATAAATGGATTTAGGGTGTGAAAAAGGTAAGAAACTCACGCAATCATGATTTAAAATTCTTAAGAGATCCACATAGCATCCAAAAACTTCTTTATTCAAAGCTTTTTGTATTAACTCTTGCGAAGAGTAGCCCAAAGTAATCGTATCTACAATAGCGATATTTCCCTCTAAATTTAATGAAGACAAGTATTTTCTGTAATTATCTAAACATTTTAACGCTAAATGGCGGCAATGTTCAAAGTTACTATATATATATATATATGCTTGTTGGTTAGTGGTGATTTGCTTCTTTTTAATTTCTTCTTCGCCTTCTAAAATACGCAAAATTTCCAAACTCTCGCCCTCTATGACTTCTAAAAATACCGCTTTTTTTAAAATTCTGGGAGCATAGACATAAGTAGTTTTATATGAATTTGGATATAAAATATTAAAAATTTTTTGCAATAAATAACCATCTCGTGCAACAAACACTAAAGTATCAATATTTCTTTTATGAATCTCTTTATAGATAAACTGGCAATAAGCAATGGCTACAATTCCTGCCTGCATCGCTCCCAAAAGAAACCAATAATCAAACTTTTCATGTTTTTGAATATAATTTTTATAAAAAACGCATAAAGATCCTAAAATAAAGCTTTGTGCAACACTAGTTGGACTAAATGTTTGGTATTTAGGAAAAATTTCTTCAAATTGTTTCAACACGCTTTTTCTAAATAGCGTTGCTATACCTAAACTTTTAGGCATAGCGTCATCTGCCCAAGAATTATCACCAACATGCAACATTTGTGTGTGAGTAATATTTTCTTGTTTTAAAACATGTTTAAACAAATCCTTTGAATGTTTAGTAAGCATTATATGGCTACTAAGATAGAAATTTGTATAACCATCAAAACCCTTAGAAATTAAAATATCTTCAAGGACCTCTAAAGGTAAATACATATCTGATACAATAATCACTCTCTTATTGTTCTCTTTAGCGAAACGATAGAGTTCTAACATCTCTAAGTTTGGAATAAGCATCTCTTTTTCAGTGGCAATTTCTACTTCCTTATATGAATGAAACTCTTTTGGAATTTGATGATAAATTTCATCTAGAGTAATGTCTTGTTCTTTACTGATTTTTCTAGATTGCATTTCTGCTAAAATCCTTGCTTGACAAAAACCTTTAATATCATATTTAGTCTCAATATACAAAAATAAATCTGTGGGTTTAATGAAAGGTCTTAAAAGAAGGGTATCAAAAATATCAAAAGAAATCACATCGTATTTTAAAATCTCACTTTTTGCCCCATCCAAAAATTTGTGCATACAAGAATCCTTTGTAAAATTTGAGCATTATATCATTTTTTTTTTTTTCAAAAATACAAGAAAAGGGGGAAAGCTATAGCTAAAGAAATGAGATAAGGAGTTACCCCCTTATTTTTTCAAAGCTTCTAAAGCATGTTTTTTCCCAATTTCAAAGGCTTTTTTGTTGGTGTCAGCGACTTTTGCAGGGACTTTTTTAAGCATGGTGTCTAGCACGATATTTTCTTCTACGCATTTGGTAAGCTCCACGGTAATGGCTAACGCTACCACAGATTGCGTGATGATGTTACCCACTTCATCTTTAGCGATACTGATAATGGGGATTTTATAAATTTGATACTTTTCTTCATCTTCTTTGGTGGGGGTTACCAGATTGGGATCAATGACAACGATACCGCCTTGTTTAATATCGCTTTTAAACTGGTTGTAGCTGATTTGAGCGACTGAAAGCATGAAATCAATCTCGCCCTCTTTAGCATAGGGGAAAATAATTTCATCTTTGTCTAGCAAAATATCCACCTTAGTAGGCCCCCCGCGCACTTGCGAAGTGTAAGTGGAAGTCTTAGTGCCATAGCCCCCACTCACAATCTTAGCTTCAGCTAAAATCTCTCCTGCTAACAGCACGCCTTGCCCTCCAACGCCCGTAAATCGTAATTGCGCTTCCATTATTGTTTTCCTTGTGCTTTTTCAATGATTTCTTGATACGCTTCGCAATATTCTTTCCTGTCTGTGTCATGTTTTAAAACGCCTGTAGGGAATTTATCCACCCTTTCTTCAGGGCTCATGGCTTCAAATTGGCGTTTGCTCACTAATCGGCTTTCCATCCATTTTAGCATTTGAGACGCTTCGCCCATTTTATTCTTACGCCCTAAATTGATATGGCAATTACTATGGACATCAAAGAAGCTAAAGCCCTTGTGCGTAAAACCTTCTTTAAGCACTTTTTCTAATTTTTGAGGGTCTAAAACGCTCTCTCTAGCCACAAAACTCGCCCCTGCAGCGGTGGTTAAAGCGCATGGGTCAAATTGGTTATCAATATTCCCCCATTGAGCCGTAACCGTCCACATGCCATTAGGCGTGGTGGGCGAAGTCTGAGAATTGGTCAAACCATAAATGAAATTATTCACTAAAATAAAATTCAAATCAATGTTTCTTCGGCATGCATGCATGGTGTGATTGCCTCCAATAGCAAAGCCATCGCCATCGCCAGAAACCACGATCACATGCTTACTAGGGTTAGCCATTTTAATCCCTGTCGCATACGCTACAGCCCTACCATGCGTGGTATGAACGGTGTTGCAATTCACATACGAACTCATGCGCCCGCTGCAACCAATCCCGCTCACCAAACACACATCATCCATTTTCCAGCCTAAAGCGTCAATCGTGCGGATAATGGATTTCAAAATCACGCCATCGCCACAGCCCCAACACCACAAAGTGGGTATTTTATCCACACGCAAATATTCATCATAATTAAACGCCATTTTAAAGCTCCTTCAATTTTGCGATGATTTGTTTAGGCGAAATCGTGCGCCCATTGGCTTGCCCCAAGAAATGCACCTCTCTTTGCATAGCCCTTTCAATTTCTTCTAAATACTGCCCTTTATTCAATTCAATCACAAGGATTTTTTCGTATTTATCCCCTATTTCTTTCAAGCGTTTAGCCGGGCTTGGCCATAAGGTTTTAGGCCTGAAAAAGCCGACTTTTTGCTTGCTCTCTTTATGGTAATCTTTCAAGGCTTCTTTAACCGCTAGAGAAACCGAACCATAAGCGATAATGACGATTTCAGCACCCTCTAAATCCATTTCCTCATTTTCGTTGATAATGTCTTGCTTGGATTCAATCTTATGGAATAATCTGTCAATCAAATCCCCACCGATTTTAACGTCTTCAGTAGGAAAGCCAATAGGCCCATGGTGCAAGCCTGAAACATGGTAGCGATAGCCTTTAAAGAAAGGGTTTAAGACGGCCGGCTCGTCTTGTGCGACCCCATAAGGCTTGTAGTCTTTTTTATCGCCCACAAATTCCTTACGATTAATAGTCATCTTTTGCACTTCTTCTAAATCTGGGATTTGCACCTTGCCATACATATGCCCCACGGTTTCATCCATGAGCAAGAATACAGGAGTCATGAGCATTTCAGCCAAATTGAACGCACGAACGGTTTCTGTGTAAGCTTCCTCCAAATTTGCAGGAGCGAGCGCGACGGCTTTAAAATCCCCATGTATGGGGTGTTTTAAGAAATTCACATCGCCTTGAGCCACACGAGTGGGCATTCCGGTTGATGGGCCTGAACGCATCACATCAGCGATCACTAAAGGGATTTCTGCCATGAAAGAATAACCGATTTGCTCCACTTTTAATGAAATACCAGGCCCAGAGCTCGCGGTCATAGACTTCGTCCCGCTCATGCTTGCTCCTAAAGACACGCTAATCCCGCTGATTTCATCTTCCATTTGGATAAAATGACCGCCGCATTTGGGTAAAGCCACGCTCATCGCATGCATAATATCCGAGCTTGGCGTGATAGGATAGCCCCCAAAAAACCGACACCCCACTTCAATCGCCGCTTTAGCGACTAATTCATTCCCATCAGAAATAATCTCACGCATTATTTGCCTCTCCCTTCTAAAATAGTCTCTTCTAAGAGCATGTATTTATTGGCCTTAACCTTTTCGCTTCTTTCTTGAGCGTCTTTAGAAACTTTAGCGAATTTGAAATCCTTCCTGTCAGCCACATAAATCGCAAAATCCGGGCAGTTCAACTCGCATTGCATGCAACCGATACAACTCTCTGGGTAGGCTACTTTGGCCACTTTTCCAAGCACCCTTTCTTTTTCAATCCCCATGCCAAGAACCCCAGCAGGGCATACCGATACGCAAATATCACAACCCTTACACCTGTCTTCATTCACCCAAACGGCAACCCCATCTGGAGCGCTCATTTTAGCCATTCATTCTCCTTTGTGCTAAAAGCTGTTAAAGCCTTAGCAATCAAAATTTGCCTAAAATTGTAGCAAGCCTTTTTTAACAAAATCTAAAATGCTTTAATAATAAGAACTTAAAATTAAAATGAGAAAATAATAAACACTTTTTACTCAATTTAAAAGAAAAAACGCCCCATTAACCCTAATCATAAAAATGATTATTAGAAAGATTAATGTTTTTTAAATGCTCCTTATAAGTCGCGCTGAAAGCATGTTTTTTATCCGGCATTTTCACAAAATACAAGAAATCAGTTTTTTTAGGGAAGATCACGGCTTTAATCGCTTCTAGGCTCACGCTCCCTACAGGATTTTTAGGCAAGCCCTTAAATTTATAGGTATTGTAGGGGGTGTTATCGGTTTTAATGCGCTCTTTTGTTACTTTAGCGTGTGAAAATTCCTGATAATTCAAAGCCCCATCCATTTGTAAGGGCATGCCTTTTTTCAAGCGGTTAAAAATCACGCTCGCAATCAAGGGCATTTCTTCAATATTAGCGGCTTCTTTTTGCACAATAGAAGCGAGAATGATTTTTTCAAACCACTCTTCTTTATAGTAGTATCCAAGCCATTGTTTGCTTAAGGCTTCGTGTTTTTTCATGGATTGGCCGATCAAAGTTTGCATGATTTTAAAGGCGTCCTCCCCTAAAGGCAAATGATAAGTGTCTGGCCATATCACCCCATCTTCTATTACAGCGCCATTCAATCGTGGGGCGATGCTTTCATAAGCTTGATTGAGATCGCTTGTTTCTAGTTGGTAAGTCTCGCTCAAAATTTGCGTGAAAAAATAGCGGCTTTCTCCAGGGATTAGAGTCGCGCTTTTATATGCCGCTTTTGCTTTAATCAAGCGGACTAAAAAATCCCCCTTCCTTAAAGCCCCATCGCCCATATCAATATAACCTTTTTTAGGCATGCCCATCAGGCGTAAAAAAAGCACATCCAAAGCGTTAATATCCACGCCTTGCTCTTTTAAAGAAAAAAACACTTTTTTGAGCGAACCTTGCGGGACAACCACCACTTTGTTAGGATAAATTGGTATACTTAAATAAAAAAGAACGCTGATGAATAAAAGAAGAAACATATCCAAGAAAGTATTTAATGTCATTATCTTGTTTGTGGCAGTATTCACTCTTTTATTTGTCATCCATAAGACCCTTTCAAACGGCATTCACATACAAAATTTAAAAATTGGAAAGCTTGGCATTTCTGAATTATACTTAAAACTTAATAACAAGCTTTCTTTAGAAGTTGAACGGGTTGATCTATCTGCTTTCTTCCATCAAAAACCCACTAAAAAGCGTTTAGAAGTTTCTGATCTGATTAAAAATATCCGTTATGGCATTTGGGCGGTGTCTTATTTTGAAAAGCTTAAAGTCAAAGAAATCATTTTAGATGATAAAAATAAAGCCAATATCTTTTTTGACGGGAATAAATACGAGTTAGAATTCCCGGGAGTCAAAGGGGAATTTTCCCTAGAAGATGATAAAAATATCAAGCTTAAAATCATCAATTTGCTTTTTAAAGATATTAAAGTCCAAGTAGATGGCAACGCCCACTATTCACCCAAAGCTAGGAAAATGGCGTTCAATTTGATCGTCAAGCCCTTAATTGAACCCAGCGCTGCAATTTATTTGCAAGGGCTAACCGATTTAAAAACCATAGAATTAAAAATTAACACTTCTCCAATGAAAAGCCTAGCGTTTTTAAAGCCTCTTTTCCAACGCCAATCGCAAAAAAATTTAAAAACATGGATTTTTGATAAAATCCAATTTGCTAGCTTTAAGATTGATAACGCTTCAATCAAAGCCAATTTCACTCCTAGCGAGTTTATCCCATCGCTTTTGGAAAATTCTGTAGTTAAAGCCACTTTGATTAAACCTTCAGTCGTTTTTAATGATGGCTTATCGCCCATTAAAATGGATAAAACCGAATTGATCTTTAAAAACAAACAGCTTCTCATACAGCCCCAAAAAATCACTTATGAAACCATGGAATTAAACGGCTCTTACGCCACTTTTTCCAATTTGTTAGAAGCCCCTAAGTTGGAGGTTTTTTTAAAAACGACCCCTAATTATTATGGCGATAGCATTAAGGATTTATTGAGCGCTTATAAAGTCGTTTTACCTTTGGATAAAATCAGCACGCCATCTAGCGCGGATTTGAAACTCACCTTGCAATTCTTAAAAAACACCGCCCCTTTATTTAGCGTTCAAGGCAATGTTAATTTGCAAGAAGGCACCCTCTCGCTCTATAATATCCCCCTTTATACGCAAAACGCTAGCGTGAACCTAGATATTACCCAAGAATACCAATACATCTACATAGAAACTACCCACACCCGCTATGAAAACATGCTGGATTTGGACGCTAAAATCGCTTTAGATTTGAATAAAAAAACCCTTTCTTTGGATTCTTTAGTCCATAAAATACGATTCAACACTAACAATAATATCAACATGCGTTCTTATGGCTTGAATAACGACCCAGATAACCCACAGCCTACTAAATTTTCTTTAGATTTAAAAAGCTTGCATTCTATTATTCAAGAGGGTGAAAACTCAGAGGCGTTTAGAAGAAAAATCATAGACACCATTAAAGCCCAAAGTGAAGACAAATTCACTAAAGATGTTTTCTACGCTACAGAAGACACTCTTAAAAACCTTTCTTTGAATTTTGATTTTTCTAACCCCAGCCACTTGCAATGGAGCGTGCCACAACTTTTATTGGAGGGCGAATTTAAAGATAACGCCTATGTTTTTAGAATCAAAGATTTGAAAAAAATCAAGCCCTATTCCCCTATTATGAAATATTTCGCCTTAGAAGATGGCTCTTTAGAAGTTTCTACGAGCGATTTTGTCAATATTGATTTTTTTGCTAAGGATTTAAAAATCACTTTACCCATCTATCATAGCAACGGCATGCAATTCAATTCCCTCTCTTTATTTGGCTCTATTAATAAGGATGAAATTTCTGTCTATACTCCAAGCAAAAGCATATCTATAAAAGTTAAGGGGGATCAAAAGGATATTATCCTTAATAACATTGATTTGAGTATTGATGATTTTTTAGATAGCAAGATGCCAGCTATTGCGGGATTATTCTCAAAAGAACGAAAAGAAAAGCCTAACTCTAAAGAAATCCAAGATGAAGATATTTTCATTAGCGCCAAACAACGCTATGAAAAAGCCCACAAAATTATCCCTATCTCTACACGCATCCATGCTAAAGATGTCGTGTTAATCTATAAAAAAATGCCTTTTCCTTTAGAAAATCTTGATATTGTCGCTCAAGATGATAGAGTGAAAATTGATGGCAATTATAAAAACGGCATGATCATGGCGGATTTAGTGCATGGGGCTTTGTATCTTAAGGCTCATAATTTTAGCGGGGATTATATCAATACCATCCTCCAAAAAGATTTCGTAGAAGGGGGCTTATTCACGCTTATTGGGGCTCTTGAAGATCAGGTTTTCAACGGCGAATTGAAATTCCAAAACACAAGCTTAAAGAATTTCGCTCTCATGCAAAACATGATCAATCTCATCAACACCATTCCCTCCCTCATTGTCTTTAGGAACCCTCATTTAGGGGCTAATGGCTATCAAATCAAAAAGGGGTCTGTTGTTTTTGGGATCACTAAAGAATATTTAGGGTTAGAAAAAATTGATCTTATCGGCAAAACGCTTGATATTGCTGGCAATGGGATCATTGAATTAGACAAAAACAAATTAGATTTGAATTTAGAAGTTTCCACTATCAAGGCTTTGAGTAATGTCTTAAATAAAATCCCTATTGTGGGCTATCTTGTCTTAGGAAAAGGAGGTAAAATCACCACTAATGTGAATGTCAAAGGCACGCTGGATAAACCTAAAACTCAAGTAACTTTAGCAGCAGATATTATCCAAGCGCCTTTTAAAATCTTGCGCCGTATTTTCACACCCATTGACATCATCGTGGATGAAGTCAAAAAAAACATTGATTCAAAAAGGAAGTAAAATGACGCTCAATGAAGCCGTTAAAGACAAAGTTTATGAAATCGTAGAAATCGCTAACTGCGATGAAGCCCTTAAGAAACGCTTTCTGTCTTTTGGTATCCATGAAGGGGTTCAATGCACCCTTTTGCATTATTCCATGAAAAAAGCCACGCTTTCGGTTAAAATCAACCGTATTCAAGTGGCTTTAAGATCCCATGAAGCGCAATACCTTCTCATCAAAGAAAGCGTGTGAAAATGGGGTTAAAACGCGCTAAAACTTACCAAAAAGCCCAACAAATCAAAGAATTGCTTTTAAAACATTACCCCAACCAAACCACCCAATTGCACCATAAAAACCCCTATGAATTGCTAGTGGCTACCATTTTAAGCGCTCAATGCACGGACGCTAGAGTGAATAAAATAACGCCCAAGTTATTTGAAAAATACCCAAGCGTGAAGGATTTAGCCCTCGCTTCTTTAGAAGAAGTTAAAGAGATCATCAAATCCGTTTCTTATTCCAACAATAAAAGCAAGCATTTAATCAATATGGCGCAAAAAGTGGTTAGGGATTTTAAGGGCGTTATCCCCTCTACGCAAAAAGAATTGATGAGCCTAGATGGCGTGGGGCAAAAAACCGCTAATGTGGTGCTTTCAGTGTGCTTTAATGCAAATTGCATAGCCGTAGATACCCATGTGTTCCGCACGACTCACCGCTTAGGCTTAAGCGACGCTAACACGCCCATTAAAACCGAAGAAGAACTCAGCGATCTTTTTAAAGACAACCTATCCAAACTCCACCATGCCTTAATCTTGTTTGGCCGCTACACCTGCAAGGCTAAAAACCCCTCATGCGGCGCGTGTTTTTTAAAAGAATTTTGCGTTTCTAAGGCTAGCTTTAAAGCGTAGTGGCTTTATTTGTTATAAAATTTATAGTAAAATTAAGATTTCATAATCAAAGTTAAATCATTCTTGAAAGAGTAGGGTTTTATGTCAGAAACAGAATCTAATAAGTTAAAAATAGCCGAAAAAGAGAAAGAAAAAGCTAACAAGGAAAGAGAACTAGAGCTTTCCACTTATTTAGAAGAACTCATTTGCGATTATAAAAACCTTTTAGACATGGAGATTGTTTTTAGCGCAGAACTTGGCTCTACGCAAATCCCTTTATTGCAAATTTTGCGTTTTGAAAAAGGCTCTGTGATTGATTTGCAAAAACCCGCCGGAGAGAGCGTGGATACTTT contains:
- a CDS encoding tumor necrosis factor alpha-inducing protein → MLEKPFLKSKQLFLCGLGVLMLQACTCPNTSQRNSFLQDVPYWMLQNRSQYITQGVDSSHIVDGKATEEIEKIATKRATIRVAQNIVHKLKEAYLSKSNRIKQKITNEMFIQMTQPIFDSLMNVDRLGIYINPNNEEVFALVRARSFDKDALSEGLHKMSLDNQAVSVLVSKVEEIFKDSINYGDVKVPIAM
- a CDS encoding disulfide bond formation protein B; translation: MNKETRFYNLFSLAILGILIFPVGLANFYFGYVLKDSPCIFCWVQRINMILIGAVALLVVRFGFKPKYIALLLLMASSGLYESFYHTSSHALEDVGQGFALAILGLHTQFWALFVFFSVVVLLAVLLFFAPNTQLFKDYPLNTLQKSAFYVFFIVVGSNAVQAFFSTGPFPYIGQSDPVRFSWNLKESVWSMENWNHLKFPRSVLGRRDVGEPLKLSALPKDNDYERSPLEITKALEIGKKEELFLKLNGAITDLSFNEDKAILTTENQGLYLVGNDLKTIHSHMVLDSYYSATVGSFVGADFNEDENIVIMGNNKTSVEITPNKNANALKNFPYFLEGANSFDEVERSRLKTSRAKNYYVSAARRGAKFTYLITAPNKRYKDLIVISMLNSDKQVHGEFLLELGNAKLKEKRKLSELVISALALKDNKLYAFSKEFNTLLVINPTKEEILEVYGLPKEIKNISAGGFRDNELILVSYENHKNILYTLNF
- a CDS encoding HAD-IA family hydrolase → MHKFLDGAKSEILKYDVISFDIFDTLLLRPFIKPTDLFLYIETKYDIKGFCQARILAEMQSRKISKEQDITLDEIYHQIPKEFHSYKEVEIATEKEMLIPNLEMLELYRFAKENNKRVIIVSDMYLPLEVLEDILISKGFDGYTNFYLSSHIMLTKHSKDLFKHVLKQENITHTQMLHVGDNSWADDAMPKSLGIATLFRKSVLKQFEEIFPKYQTFSPTSVAQSFILGSLCVFYKNYIQKHEKFDYWFLLGAMQAGIVAIAYCQFIYKEIHKRNIDTLVFVARDGYLLQKIFNILYPNSYKTTYVYAPRILKKAVFLEVIEGESLEILRILEGEEEIKKKQITTNQQAYIYIYSNFEHCRHLALKCLDNYRKYLSSLNLEGNIAIVDTITLGYSSQELIQKALNKEVFGCYVDLLRILNHDCVSFLPFSHPKSIYFHNWDFMEFLLTSPEYPILNVENGVPIYQKNVSSCEKHRSKAYEKIVEGAVGYALYFKESQISLDIHDVIKWVNFFIDHPSIQDQEQFKQIYFLPDATHKNALPLFCNDVSLLSCILKPSQSYGILKRSLRTNKQERLFKILSLIKKIYGKLKKKS
- a CDS encoding 2-oxoacid:acceptor oxidoreductase family protein, yielding MEAQLRFTGVGGQGVLLAGEILAEAKIVSGGYGTKTSTYTSQVRGGPTKVDILLDKDEIIFPYAKEGEIDFMLSVAQISYNQFKSDIKQGGIVVIDPNLVTPTKEDEEKYQIYKIPIISIAKDEVGNIITQSVVALAITVELTKCVEENIVLDTMLKKVPAKVADTNKKAFEIGKKHALEALKK
- a CDS encoding 2-oxoglutarate ferredoxin oxidoreductase subunit beta, translated to MAFNYDEYLRVDKIPTLWCWGCGDGVILKSIIRTIDALGWKMDDVCLVSGIGCSGRMSSYVNCNTVHTTHGRAVAYATGIKMANPSKHVIVVSGDGDGFAIGGNHTMHACRRNIDLNFILVNNFIYGLTNSQTSPTTPNGMWTVTAQWGNIDNQFDPCALTTAAGASFVARESVLDPQKLEKVLKEGFTHKGFSFFDVHSNCHINLGRKNKMGEASQMLKWMESRLVSKRQFEAMSPEERVDKFPTGVLKHDTDRKEYCEAYQEIIEKAQGKQ
- a CDS encoding 2-oxoglutarate synthase subunit alpha, which codes for MREIISDGNELVAKAAIEVGCRFFGGYPITPSSDIMHAMSVALPKCGGHFIQMEDEISGISVSLGASMSGTKSMTASSGPGISLKVEQIGYSFMAEIPLVIADVMRSGPSTGMPTRVAQGDVNFLKHPIHGDFKAVALAPANLEEAYTETVRAFNLAEMLMTPVFLLMDETVGHMYGKVQIPDLEEVQKMTINRKEFVGDKKDYKPYGVAQDEPAVLNPFFKGYRYHVSGLHHGPIGFPTEDVKIGGDLIDRLFHKIESKQDIINENEEMDLEGAEIVIIAYGSVSLAVKEALKDYHKESKQKVGFFRPKTLWPSPAKRLKEIGDKYEKILVIELNKGQYLEEIERAMQREVHFLGQANGRTISPKQIIAKLKEL